CCGGGAAATGCCGTGCAACCCAAAAACTCTCCGTACCGGCCCTTGCGGCGTACCAGTGGTGCGCCGCATTCCGGACAGCTGTCGCACAAGTCGCCGGCCGGTTCCGATACCCCGACAGCGAGTGACGGACCGGCGACTGCCGGGCAATCCGGACTGTAGCCGCACCAGCGACACAAGGCCGAAGGCCGGGGCGGAAATTCCTTTGCCTGCCGGATCACATCTATGGCCTCCACCAACTGTTGTTTTGTGTTATCCGCCTGGGCGCGAAAAAACAAAGTCGTTTTTGTCACTTGTTCACGCAGGTCCTCGAAACACAATTCCACGGCTTCATCCGTGGTCAGCGTCAAAGCAAACAGTGCGTACGCAGGCAATTGCAGGGAGTCGAAGGGATCGCCGGTACGGCCGGTCTTGTAATCGATCACGCGCAGACAACCATTCTCCTGGCGGGCAATGCGGTCCACCACACCGCGGAAAGCGATATCTGGAGAAAGATGCAACTGAAAGTTTTTTTCCAGCCCCAGGCTGAAACGCCGGTCATTGCCCATGACCCGTCTCTGATAGGCAAGCAGCATGTCGTGGCCGGCCTGGAAATACTCATGCAGAGATACCTCTTGCCGGACAATATGCAGGCGCTGGAGATCCGCTTGCTCCCACAACTCACGGTATTTTGCCTCCAATACGGCTGCCGGAACGGAGGCGGGCCCATCTGTGGCCGCATACGCCTGAAAGAGGACCCCGTGCATCACCCGGCCCATGTGGGTTTCCACCGTAACAAAAGCCTCAGGGCGCTTCTCCAGGTAACGGAAACGGAAAGCCATCGGGCAATTGTTGAACGTGGCAATGGCGGAGTAGCTGAATGTATCGATCACGGTATCTCCGAAAGGATTGTACCCCACGAATGGACGGAATCAAACGCCCCAACGATTCGCTGGGACAAACGCCTGAAAAATAAGGGCGTTTATACCATAATGTATAATGAAACCTTATGCTTTCGAAATGATATCAACTGCTCAGATCGGGAGGTCGGCATGACAGGCAAGAAAAGTGTACCGGTTATCGCAATCCTGTCCGCGGTCCTGCTGTACGCGGGACAACAGCAATCGACGGCACGTTTCCTTAAAATCAAGGAACCTGTACTGAATCAGGAGTCGGGCAACCATCTGCTCTTAAGCCTGGACAACCTGTACGAGATGATCCGGTTGGACGAACTCCAGGATGCCGCCGGTGATCTGGAGATCATCAACACGGACGGCGAAACCGTTGCGCGGCTGGGAAAAGTGAAAAACGGAGAAATCAAGTGGACTTTCCGCGTGGTAAATGACCAGTGGCTCCTGGTGGAATTCAAAGAAAATGACTACCGAAAAATCCTGGAAAATGTCCAGAGCAACCCAGGTGAATCGGGTTACCTGCTGCAACTGGTTACCAAGGACATTAAAATCCCGGACGGCCGTTTCGTGATCCGGGACGCAGACAAACGCTACCAGCAGAAGGAATTGAACTACTTGCGTTTTTACCACCTGACATTCTCGGAAGTCCCCGACCTGGCCGTGGAGATGAAATTCCCCATTCACATTCAGAACGGCCAGGACATAACTGATGAGATTGAAGTGTCGGTAAAAAACAAAGGCGCCTCCCCTGCTGAGGAAGTTCAGGTGGAATTGCTGCTTTCCGCCCAGAGCCAGTTGCCGCCAACCCCCATTCCCAGTGTCACGGTTTTCTCACCGGACGCGCCCTTGCGCCTGGGACGGGTTACGCTAAAGCAACTGGATCCGGGCGAGAGTCGTAAGATTTCTTTTACCGACTCCATCACCATTCCCTTTGACGTACCTCCGGGCAAGTATTACATGGCCGTGGTGGCTGACCCGGAAGGAAAACTGAAAGAATATGCCCGCCTGGACAACAGCATTCTGGGCCTGACCCTGCTGGCGTTTCCCAAACTCCAGAAACTCGAGGTTGGACTGAACCAGGCACAACTGGTTTTCGAACCGGAAAACTACAAGCTCACCATTGAAAGCCAGGGGGACGTGATTTCGGACGGCAAAGACTGGCGCAAGTGCCGCATGCGTCCCTATATCTTCCAGTTGCGCCATGCCAACTGGCCCGATTATCACTGGGAGATCAACACCGTTGACCGGGGCGTCTGGGAAGTGCGCGGGGCCCAGTTCTGCCAGACCGGCGGCCGGGGGCGGGAACTACCCACGCGCATTGAAGTGGACGGCGGATCACGTTTCACCCAGCCCAGAAGGGTGATCATTCCCCTGAATGACCTGATGTTGCACTTTTTCGGCGACCAGGGGCGTATGCAATTAACCGCCTACGGAAGTCCCATCCAACATGGCCCCGCCTGGCGCATCTGCCGCCTGAAGCCATCAGTATACCGTTTCCGTACCACATTGTGGCCGGATTTCTTTTGGGAGATCGACCTGTTCGAAAAGAGCGGCAGCCGGGTGAGCGGCGTGGATTTTCAACATGAAGGCGGCGAACACCAACCCATGGACGTCATCTTGAAAACCGAATACGCCCCAGGCGAATAACCGGGCTTCCCCGGACCAGCCTGCATTTCTCGCAAGGATTGTCGCGAAACGCAGGCTAAGGTTGTCCCGACGGTTGCGTCAGGTTGAACCGGGACAGTTGGTTGACGTCGGAATCGAAAAGAACGGAGTTGACCCGCAGTACATATCCGGTATTGTTGTATTTGTAACCATTATTGTAGAGATGCAACGCCCGCTGGATATTGCCCTTGGCAACCAGGGAATATTGTTTCAGAATCTGTAAGCCCAGGTCGATGTTGTATTCAACATCAAAAATGCGGCGACGATCGATCTTTAACTCATCTTTCCAAACCGACAGGTTAACCTGCATCAACCCATAAGCACCGCGATGGGAAACCGCCTTGGGATTGAAAGCGCTCTCCACCTGGATCACGCCCATGACCAACCGGGGATGAAATCCGTATTCACGGCTTTTTTGGAAGACCACCTGGGCGATACGATCAAACAATGGATAACGACGCGCAAAAGCCTGCACCCGGTAGCGGGTGATCTCGTAATCCTTGAGCTGTCTGTTGCGCAAATCAAGTTCTTTTTCCAGCGAGCGCACGCGCTGCTGCATCTTTCCCAGGGATTCCAACTGGGATTCGTACTTGCGATTGAACTCGGCAATGGCCAGAAACAACCCGGACAGTCCGGCCACCAAAAGGACGGTGAAAACAAGCACCATCTTGCGTACGTTGTGTTGCATGTCAGCAGATCCGATTCGCCTTTCCGGAATTATACCCCGGCTGGAAAAGGAAAATCAAATTTTTGCATCGCGATTGACTTCCCTTTGGCAATGGGCTAGTGTGAACAACAAATGCGCCTTCACCGCAAAATCCGCGAGCAGCTCCAACCCGATCCTTCCCGGCTCTCCAGCGAAGGAGATCTGGTATTGAAATCAATTCCCTGCGCCCGCGGATTTGCCGCACGAATTGCCGCAGCCGCGATGCCCCCACTCGGGGCCGGTGAACTTCTGGCCGCCTCGCTGATCCACCAGATCCAACACCGGATCATCCGCATCAGCCTGGGCTCAGCCGTTTTGCCGGTAAACATCCTGGCCCGGAAAATGGGACCGACCCAATTGGATCAGATTCTTTGCCTGGTTACGACGGATTTCCCACCGGAAGGAGTGTTTTTCAACCGCACCTCGCCCGCCGAGTACCTGGATGGATTGCAACGCAGATCACAAATGCTCGAAGAACTCTGGCTGCTCGATCTGGCAACAGCCAACCCGGCTCTGAATCGGGTAAAAGCACTGTTTCCAGTGGAAAAACTGCTTGCGCAGAAAGTTTTTTCCACCGTTCTGCCCCTACTGGAGTCTCTGCTGCGTGCCACTCCCGATTCAAGCGAGGAAAAGATTGCCTTTCTGCCTGACGCGTTAACGGCAGCGGTCCGTGCCGCCCCGGACTCCCTGTTTGAGCAACTGGTGGTCTTGAAACGTGAATGGGGAGCCTGGATGCCCGACCTGGCTGATTGCGTTAACAGCGCGCTGGATTTGGTGGCCGAAGAAAAACCCCCCGCCCATCCTCCACCGCCGCCGAAAGCCACTTACTGGCGCCGCGCGGATGAATCCATGGATGGAGCGGATTATTTCAGTCATGACAGCGATTGGATGAGGAAGCTCGTGCTGGTGGCCAAGCATGCCCATGTATGGCTGCACCAATTAAGTGTACGCTGGCAGCGCCCGGTCAACAGCCTGTCAGATATTCCCGATGAAGAGTTGCAACTCCTTGCGGCTCAGGGATTTACGGGTATCTGGCTGGTGGGGCTGTGGGAGCGTAGCCCCGCTTCACTGCGCATCAAGCGCCTCTGCGGCGACCATGAAGCCCTGGCCTCAGCTTATGCGATCAACCGTTACCACGTCGCGCCCGAACTGGGAGGAGACAACGCCCTGGAAAACCTTTCACATCGCGCCGCCGGAGTGGGCATTCGTTTGGGGGCCGACATGGTTCCCAACCACATGGGTTTGGATTCACCCATGGTCCGAAATCACCCGGAACTGTTTATCCAGCGCAATGACTGCCCCTATCCCGGATATTCGTTCAATGGGCCTGAACTCAGCCCCGAAGCGGAGACTTCGATCCACATTGAAGATCATTACTTTGATCATTCCGATGCGGCGGTGGTGTTTCGCATGCATGACCGCAAAGGCCGGCAACGCTATGTGTACCACGGCAATGACGGCACCCATATCCCCTGGAACGACACGGCCCAGTTGGATTTTCTTCAAGAAAAAGTGCGGCGGATCGTGATGGACCAGATTCGCGGCGTTGCCCGCCGGGTGCCCATCATCCGCTTTGATGCCGCCATGACGCTGACCAGGCGACACTTTCGCCGCCTTTGGTACCCTGCCCGCGGGCAGGGAGGTGCCATTCCTTCCCGGGCGGAGTCGGCTCTGGATCAGGCCGCTTTTGACGCCGAAATGCCGGAAGAATTCTGGCGCGGGGTGGTGGATACCATGACAATGGAATTTCCGGATACTTTGCTCCTGGCGGAAGCGTTCTGGCTGATGGAGAGCTATTTCGTACGCAGACTGGGCATGCACCGGGTGTACAACAGCACCTTTATGCACATGCTGCGTAACGAAGAAAACGCGGATTTCCGCAAGTACATCCTTTCCATCTGGAAAGAAAACCCTTCCGTTCTCTCCCGTTTCGTTAATTTTTTAAGCAATCCGGATGAAGAAACAACGGCAAGACAATTCGGCCGGGGAGACAAGTATTTTGCCGCCTGTACCTTGATGTTGACCCTCCCCGGGCTTCCCATGTTCGCCCATGGCCAAGTGGAAGGCCTGGAAGAGAAGTACGGCATGGAGTTCGCCGCCCCCCGCAGCAGCGAAAACCGGGATGAGCCCCTGTATCAACACCATAACGCCTTTGTATTCCCCCTGATGCGGCAACGCCGGCGTTTTGCTGCAGCCGATGACCTGGAGATGTTTTCTTTTCGCACCGATAATGGAGAAATCGACGAAAATGTTCTGGCCTTTTCCCGCGGACGGGGAAGAGAAACCTTGCTGGTTCTGGTCCACAACTGCTATGCATCCACTGAAGGCAGCCTGCGTGATGGAGACTTGAACCCGGGTCATAACCTGACAGACATCTTGCAGATCCCTGCTTCCAGCCACAGAGATCTATATTTTCATGACCTCGTAACCGGAACCCGCGTCATCCAATCCGCCGCTGATCTGCGGCGCCGGGGGTTGCATTTCCGTTTGAATGCCTATGGACACCACCTGCTTGAATACCGGGGGCCCGTGGACTCGCCTTGGCCCGGGCCTGCTCACGAATCTGCCGCCACAACCCTTGAAAATTCAAAAAGATCAGCGTATGCTGAATCCAAAATCCAAGAGCCGGATAGGGTGAGCCGCCATGGAAAAGCGCAAAGACAAAAGACTAAAAAAAAGAAGTCTGATCAAAGTTGACGACAAGGCCGGGATGCTTCTGGATATCAGCGAAGACGGCATCAAAGTGGCTTTGCCTTCTTTGCCGACCCGGCGACAGATCCGCGTCAGCCTCCAACTCGACGGCGAAGAATTCAATTTGTCCGGGACCATCCGCTGGATCAGGAAGACCTTTTCGGCTCATGGATCTAATGAACTGGGGATCCACATTGAAGATCCTCCTCCGACTTTTGTTACCGCGGTCGGCAGGGTCGGCGGCCCGATTATCGCGCAGTGAATCCGCCTGAAAACGCGCCGCCCTTCTATTTGAAACTGGTTGTGTTTTTGGGAAATCCAGGCGATGGATACCGGAACACCCGGCATAATTTCGCCTGGAGAGTGCCCGAGTTCCTGGATCCGCCTCCCCACGACTGGAAAAAACGCTTCCAGGGAGAAATCAGCCGCTATTCTTTTTCCGGGGGATCCACCTGGCTGCTCAAGCCCATGACCCTGATGAACCTCAGCGGCCGCAGTATTTCTCGCATGGCCGGATACCTGGCAATTTCCCCAAACGAAATACTGGTCGTTCACGACGACCTGGAATTGGACTTCGGCCGCATCGCGCTCAAAAGAGGCGGGGGACTGGGAGGGCACAACGGGCTGCGGTCCATAACCGATTCGCTGGGGACCCGGGATTTTCTGCGACTGCGGCTGGGCATTTCACGACCCGGCCGGGGCTCAGTCACATCCTGGGTTCTGGGGCGCTTCAGCAAAGAGGAGGCCCGGAAAGTCGATGGTATCGCCGCCGCCGCCGCGCTTGAAATCAAGCGTTTGCTGCTTGAAGGGGAACGTGGATGAAGGGGGACGGTTCTTGACAATTTGACATTCTGCATATAAAACAACGGCACTCAAAATTTCAGTTCAGTCGCTCCCGCAAAAAGAATACCTATATAGGCGATAAAGCCAAAATGTCAAATTGCTTAGCGCACTCAAGAACCGTCCCCCTTACGTGCGTTTGGTGCCCTGCGGATCACTTGCGGAATCAAAAACAACTCCACCCGCCGGTTGCGGCGCCGCCCCGCTTCCGTGGAATTATCCGTTACCGGCTTGTACTCCCCGTAACCAGCGGCGGTCAAATGCCTGGGGTTCATGCCTTTGTCCGTCAGATATTTCACCACCTCAATAGCCCGGTAGGTCGACAATTCCCAATTGGATGCATAACGGTCACGGGCATCGGGCCGAATGGGGACATTATCGGTGTGGCCGGCCACAAAGATATCGACTTTATCCACCTGTTGCAGCAAAACGGGAAAAACCGAATCAAGAAGACGCCGACCGGGCGGACGCAGGCTGTGACTGCCGGATGCGAAGAGGATATCTCCCTGGAACGACACTCTCAGCTGGCCGTCTTCGATCTTGGTTTCCAAATCCGTCACCGCCGCCTGAAGATCGGTGCGTATGTTTTCCAATTCTCCGATGTAGGACTTCTGTTGATCCAGACGTTGGCGGTATTCATCCAGTTCATCCAGTTTCTCTTTCAGCAAAAGGTTGCGTTCCTGAAGATCGGTATTGATCTCTTTCAACTCCAGGTTCAGTCGCGCGACCTTATCGCCCAGAATGCGCCGCGATACATCCAACATATCGGCCATTTTGCGGTTGAACTGGGAGCGTACCGCCCCCAGGGCGGCACTGTCCCGGTCCGCGGGGCGCAACAGCATTTCCGATTCCGCGGGACGTAGCATCACGCGGTTTTCGCCTTC
This Candidatus Aminicenantes bacterium DNA region includes the following protein-coding sequences:
- a CDS encoding alpha-amylase yields the protein MRLHRKIREQLQPDPSRLSSEGDLVLKSIPCARGFAARIAAAAMPPLGAGELLAASLIHQIQHRIIRISLGSAVLPVNILARKMGPTQLDQILCLVTTDFPPEGVFFNRTSPAEYLDGLQRRSQMLEELWLLDLATANPALNRVKALFPVEKLLAQKVFSTVLPLLESLLRATPDSSEEKIAFLPDALTAAVRAAPDSLFEQLVVLKREWGAWMPDLADCVNSALDLVAEEKPPAHPPPPPKATYWRRADESMDGADYFSHDSDWMRKLVLVAKHAHVWLHQLSVRWQRPVNSLSDIPDEELQLLAAQGFTGIWLVGLWERSPASLRIKRLCGDHEALASAYAINRYHVAPELGGDNALENLSHRAAGVGIRLGADMVPNHMGLDSPMVRNHPELFIQRNDCPYPGYSFNGPELSPEAETSIHIEDHYFDHSDAAVVFRMHDRKGRQRYVYHGNDGTHIPWNDTAQLDFLQEKVRRIVMDQIRGVARRVPIIRFDAAMTLTRRHFRRLWYPARGQGGAIPSRAESALDQAAFDAEMPEEFWRGVVDTMTMEFPDTLLLAEAFWLMESYFVRRLGMHRVYNSTFMHMLRNEENADFRKYILSIWKENPSVLSRFVNFLSNPDEETTARQFGRGDKYFAACTLMLTLPGLPMFAHGQVEGLEEKYGMEFAAPRSSENRDEPLYQHHNAFVFPLMRQRRRFAAADDLEMFSFRTDNGEIDENVLAFSRGRGRETLLVLVHNCYASTEGSLRDGDLNPGHNLTDILQIPASSHRDLYFHDLVTGTRVIQSAADLRRRGLHFRLNAYGHHLLEYRGPVDSPWPGPAHESAATTLENSKRSAYAESKIQEPDRVSRHGKAQRQKTKKKKSDQS
- a CDS encoding PilZ domain-containing protein, with amino-acid sequence MEKRKDKRLKKRSLIKVDDKAGMLLDISEDGIKVALPSLPTRRQIRVSLQLDGEEFNLSGTIRWIRKTFSAHGSNELGIHIEDPPPTFVTAVGRVGGPIIAQ
- a CDS encoding aminoacyl-tRNA hydrolase gives rise to the protein MNPPENAPPFYLKLVVFLGNPGDGYRNTRHNFAWRVPEFLDPPPHDWKKRFQGEISRYSFSGGSTWLLKPMTLMNLSGRSISRMAGYLAISPNEILVVHDDLELDFGRIALKRGGGLGGHNGLRSITDSLGTRDFLRLRLGISRPGRGSVTSWVLGRFSKEEARKVDGIAAAAALEIKRLLLEGERG